A window from Streptomyces sp. NBC_00271 encodes these proteins:
- a CDS encoding response regulator: MGKTRTARWARTYSRVVPGASGRVLVVDDNKVIRQLIRVNLELEGIEVVTAADGAECLDVVHHVRPDVVTLDVVMPRLDGLRTAARLRADPRTRNLPLAIVSACTQYEVESGLDVGVDAFLAKPFEPAELVRLVRELMERRGSGGGRGPVVAGPLAGRRSVPMSSGPRRPSVPVIERAPRR, translated from the coding sequence GTGGGGAAAACCCGGACGGCGCGGTGGGCGCGGACCTACTCTCGAGTTGTGCCAGGCGCGTCCGGCCGGGTGCTTGTTGTGGACGACAACAAGGTCATCCGGCAGCTGATCAGGGTCAATCTCGAGCTGGAGGGCATCGAGGTCGTGACCGCGGCCGACGGTGCCGAATGCCTGGACGTCGTGCATCACGTGCGGCCCGATGTGGTGACCCTGGATGTGGTCATGCCTCGGCTCGACGGGTTGCGTACTGCCGCCCGGCTGCGTGCCGACCCCCGGACCCGGAATCTTCCCCTCGCCATCGTCAGTGCCTGTACGCAGTACGAGGTCGAGAGCGGACTCGACGTCGGCGTTGACGCCTTTCTTGCCAAGCCTTTTGAACCTGCCGAACTTGTGCGACTCGTACGGGAGTTGATGGAGCGGAGGGGGAGTGGGGGCGGGAGGGGGCCGGTGGTGGCGGGGCCTTTGGCGGGGAGGCGTTCGGTCCCGATGAGCTCGGGGCCGAGGAGGCCCAGCGTGCCGGTCATTGAGCGGGCGCCGCGCCGCTGA
- the nrtL gene encoding ArgS-related anticodon-binding protein NrtL, with translation MTPVELSRTVLRAVRRAVDEGELSVVVPVRAVVTPPGPGGCGDYATNIALQLARPAGRPAQQVAEILRPHLTRSEGVADVEITGPGFLNIRLGGGAGASLVREIRRQRDVYGHGDVLAGQIVPLRIPYDIRAEVVADTLVRIVATQGGRAEVHHIHPSRAEPAATEFSRAEPAGTDLSQAKTAGAEPSHAEPPRTEAPHAEPPRTKAPQADPPRPHRPRPHPRTTTLRPTPAPEDPTPLGPDAARWALLHPASHDRPRISADHLVQRESNPLFRVRYAHARTRALTRNAAALGCTGDPGDVPEDVPGGDELVGALAGYPAVLTQAALHRAPDRLARHLVTTADALLAFQHTVLPLGDEKPSAAHRARLALAEAAGTVLAGGLSLLGISAPDYL, from the coding sequence GTGACACCCGTCGAGCTCTCCCGTACCGTGCTGCGCGCGGTGCGTCGTGCCGTGGACGAGGGAGAGCTGAGCGTGGTCGTACCGGTGCGGGCGGTGGTGACGCCGCCGGGGCCGGGTGGGTGCGGGGACTACGCCACGAACATCGCGTTGCAGTTGGCGCGGCCCGCCGGGCGGCCGGCACAGCAGGTCGCGGAGATCCTGCGACCCCACCTCACCCGCAGCGAAGGTGTCGCCGACGTCGAGATCACCGGGCCGGGGTTCCTCAACATTCGGCTGGGAGGTGGCGCGGGCGCCTCACTCGTACGGGAGATCCGGCGCCAGCGTGACGTCTATGGGCACGGCGACGTCCTCGCCGGGCAGATCGTCCCGCTCCGGATCCCGTACGACATCCGGGCCGAAGTCGTCGCCGACACGCTCGTACGGATCGTGGCCACCCAGGGCGGCCGTGCGGAGGTGCACCACATCCATCCCTCGCGCGCCGAGCCCGCAGCCACCGAGTTCTCGCGCGCCGAGCCCGCCGGCACCGACCTCTCGCAGGCCAAGACAGCGGGCGCTGAGCCCTCGCACGCCGAGCCCCCACGCACCGAGGCGCCGCACGCCGAGCCCCCGCGCACCAAGGCGCCGCAGGCCGATCCCCCGCGCCCCCACCGCCCGCGCCCGCACCCCCGGACCACAACCCTCCGCCCCACCCCCGCCCCCGAAGACCCCACCCCCCTCGGCCCCGACGCCGCCCGGTGGGCCCTGCTGCACCCCGCGTCCCACGATCGGCCGCGGATCAGTGCCGATCACCTGGTTCAGCGGGAGAGCAACCCCCTCTTCCGGGTCCGGTACGCCCACGCCCGCACCCGGGCCCTCACCCGTAACGCCGCCGCGCTCGGCTGCACCGGCGACCCCGGTGACGTACCCGAAGACGTACCCGGCGGCGACGAGCTCGTCGGGGCGCTCGCCGGGTATCCGGCCGTGCTGACGCAGGCGGCGCTGCACCGCGCGCCCGACCGGCTCGCCCGGCACCTCGTCACCACCGCCGACGCCCTCCTCGCCTTCCAGCACACCGTGCTGCCGCTCGGCGACGAGAAACCCTCGGCCGCCCACCGCGCCCGGCTCGCGCTCGCCGAAGCCGCCGGGACGGTGCTGGCCGGCGGCCTGTCCCTGCTCGGCATCAGCGCCCCTGACTATCTGTGA
- the lysA gene encoding diaminopimelate decarboxylase — protein MSRSAHPAGPRHADVLPEGHYSAPPADLNALDPKVWAHTVSRTDDGVVSVGGMEVTRLAEEFGTPAYFIDETDFRERARAWRTAFGHDADVFYAGKAFLSRAVVRWLHEEGLNLDVCSGGELATALSAGMPADRIAFHGNNKSEEEITTAIVSGVGRIVLDSFQEIVRVAHIAQSLGKRQRVQIRVTVGVEAHTHEFIATAHEDQKFGIALADGQAAEAVRRALALDGLELVGIHSHIGSQIFDMAGFEVAARRVVSLLAAVRDEHGVELPEIDLGGGLGIAYTSDDDPREPYEIAKALGEIVTRECEAAKLRTPRISVEPGRAIVGPTAFTLYEVGTIKPLEGLRTYVSVDGGMSDNIRTALYDAEYSVALVSRTSDAEPMLARVVGKHCESGDIVVKDAFLPSDLAPGDLIAVPATGAYCRSMASNYNHALRPPVVAVRDGEARVIVRRETEEDLLRLDVG, from the coding sequence ATGAGCCGTTCCGCACACCCCGCCGGGCCCCGTCACGCCGATGTCCTCCCCGAGGGCCACTACAGCGCCCCGCCCGCCGACCTCAACGCCCTCGACCCCAAGGTCTGGGCGCACACCGTCAGCCGTACGGACGACGGCGTCGTCAGCGTCGGTGGGATGGAAGTCACCAGGCTCGCCGAGGAGTTCGGCACCCCCGCCTACTTCATCGACGAGACCGACTTCCGTGAGCGCGCCCGTGCCTGGCGTACCGCCTTCGGGCACGACGCCGACGTCTTCTACGCCGGGAAGGCCTTCCTCTCGCGCGCCGTCGTGCGGTGGCTGCACGAGGAGGGGCTCAACCTCGACGTGTGCTCCGGCGGTGAGCTCGCCACCGCCCTCTCCGCCGGGATGCCCGCCGACCGCATCGCCTTCCACGGCAACAACAAGTCCGAGGAAGAGATCACCACCGCCATCGTGAGCGGGGTCGGGCGGATCGTTCTCGACTCCTTCCAGGAGATCGTCCGCGTCGCCCACATCGCGCAGTCCCTCGGTAAGCGGCAGCGGGTGCAGATCCGCGTGACCGTGGGGGTCGAGGCGCACACCCACGAGTTCATCGCCACCGCCCACGAGGACCAGAAGTTCGGGATCGCGCTGGCCGACGGTCAGGCCGCGGAGGCGGTGCGGCGGGCGCTCGCGCTCGACGGGCTCGAGCTCGTGGGCATCCACTCGCACATCGGTTCGCAGATCTTCGACATGGCCGGGTTCGAGGTCGCCGCCCGGCGGGTGGTGTCGCTGCTGGCCGCCGTTCGTGACGAGCACGGGGTCGAGCTGCCCGAGATCGACCTCGGTGGTGGTCTCGGCATCGCGTACACGAGTGACGACGATCCCCGCGAGCCGTACGAGATCGCGAAGGCGCTGGGCGAGATCGTCACGCGGGAGTGCGAGGCCGCGAAGCTGCGGACGCCTCGGATCTCGGTCGAGCCTGGGCGCGCCATCGTCGGGCCCACGGCCTTCACGCTCTACGAGGTCGGCACCATCAAGCCGCTCGAAGGGCTGCGGACGTACGTCTCCGTCGACGGGGGCATGTCCGACAACATCCGGACCGCGCTGTACGACGCCGAGTACAGCGTCGCCCTCGTCTCGCGTACCTCCGACGCCGAGCCCATGCTCGCCCGCGTCGTCGGCAAGCACTGCGAGAGTGGCGACATCGTGGTCAAGGACGCCTTCCTGCCCTCCGATCTGGCCCCCGGCGATCTCATCGCCGTACCCGCCACGGGTGCCTACTGTCGGTCCATGGCCAGCAACTACAACCACGCCCTGCGCCCGCCGGTCGTCGCCGTGCGCGACGGCGAGGCCCGGGTGATCGTCCGCCGGGAGACGGAGGAGGACCTCCTGCGTCTCGACGTCGGATGA
- a CDS encoding homoserine dehydrogenase, with protein MRTRPLKVALLGCGVVGSEVARIMTTHADDLAARIGAPVELAGVAVRRPSKVREGIDPELVTTDATALVKRGDIDVVVEVIGGIEPARSLITTAFEHGASVVSANKALLAQDGAALHAAAEENGRDLYYEAAVAGAIPLIRPLRESLAGDKINRVMGIVNGTTNFILDKMDSTGAGYQEALDEATALGYAEADPTADVEAFDAAAKAAILAGIAFHTRVRLDDVYREGMTEVTAADFASAKEMGCTIKLLAICERAADGGSVTARVHPAMIPLSHPLASVRGAYNAVFVESDAAGQLMFYGPGAGGAPTASAVLGDLVAVCRNKLSGATGPGDSAYTQLPVSPMGEVVTRYHISLDVADKPGVLAQVATVFAEHGVSIDTVRQQGKDGEASLVVVTHRASDASLNGTVEALRSLDTVRGVASIMRVEGE; from the coding sequence ATGCGTACGCGTCCGCTGAAGGTGGCGCTGCTGGGCTGTGGGGTTGTCGGCTCAGAGGTGGCGCGCATCATGACGACGCACGCCGACGACCTCGCAGCCAGGATCGGGGCCCCCGTCGAGCTGGCGGGCGTGGCCGTCCGCCGGCCCTCCAAGGTGCGCGAGGGCATCGACCCCGAGCTCGTCACCACCGACGCCACCGCCCTGGTCAAACGCGGGGACATCGACGTCGTCGTCGAGGTCATCGGCGGTATCGAGCCCGCCCGCTCCCTCATCACCACCGCCTTCGAGCACGGCGCCTCCGTCGTCTCCGCCAACAAGGCGCTCCTCGCCCAGGACGGTGCCGCCCTGCACGCGGCGGCGGAGGAGAACGGCAGGGACCTCTACTACGAGGCCGCCGTCGCCGGTGCCATCCCGCTGATCCGGCCGCTGCGCGAGTCCCTGGCCGGCGACAAGATCAACCGCGTGATGGGGATCGTCAACGGGACGACGAACTTCATCCTCGACAAGATGGACTCCACCGGGGCCGGCTATCAGGAAGCCCTCGACGAGGCCACCGCGCTCGGGTACGCCGAAGCCGACCCGACCGCCGATGTCGAGGCCTTCGACGCGGCCGCCAAGGCCGCCATCCTCGCCGGAATCGCCTTCCACACGCGTGTGCGCCTCGACGACGTGTACCGCGAGGGCATGACCGAGGTCACCGCCGCCGACTTCGCCTCGGCGAAGGAGATGGGCTGCACCATCAAGCTGCTCGCCATCTGTGAGCGGGCGGCGGACGGGGGATCGGTGACGGCGCGCGTGCATCCGGCGATGATTCCGCTGAGCCATCCCCTCGCCTCCGTGCGCGGCGCGTACAACGCGGTCTTCGTCGAGTCGGATGCCGCCGGGCAGCTCATGTTCTACGGGCCGGGCGCCGGCGGCGCCCCGACCGCGTCCGCCGTGCTCGGTGACCTCGTCGCCGTCTGCCGCAACAAGCTCAGCGGTGCGACCGGGCCCGGCGACTCCGCGTACACCCAGCTGCCCGTCTCGCCCATGGGCGAGGTCGTGACGCGCTACCACATCAGCCTCGACGTGGCGGACAAACCTGGTGTTCTCGCCCAGGTGGCCACCGTTTTCGCCGAGCACGGCGTATCGATCGATACGGTGCGTCAGCAGGGCAAGGACGGCGAGGCCTCTCTCGTCGTCGTCACCCACCGAGCGTCCGACGCGTCCCTGAACGGGACCGTGGAGGCGCTGCGCAGCCTCGACACCGTGCGGGGTGTCGCCAGCATCATGCGGGTTGAAGGAGAGTAA
- the thrC gene encoding threonine synthase: MTHQWRGIIEEYRDRLPVSDSTPVVTLREGGTPLVPAQVLSERTGCEVHLKVEGANPTGSFKDRGMTMAITRAKEEGAKAVICASTGNTSASAAAYAVRAGMVCAVLVPQGKIAIGKMGQALVHGAKILQVDGNFDDCLTLARSLSDNYPVALVNSVNPVRIEGQKTAAFEIVDMLGDAPDIHVLPVGNAGNITAYWKGYTEYAADGIAGRTPRMWGFQASGSAPIVRGEVVKDPSTIATAIRIGNPASWKFALAARDESGGFIDEVTDREILRAYRLLAAQEGVFVEPASAASVAGLLKAAEQGKVDPGQRIVCTVTGNGLKDPDWAVAGAPQPVTVPVDAAAAAERLGLA, from the coding sequence ATGACCCACCAGTGGCGCGGAATCATCGAGGAGTACCGGGACCGGCTTCCGGTGTCCGACAGCACGCCGGTCGTGACGCTCCGTGAGGGCGGTACGCCGCTCGTGCCCGCGCAGGTGCTCTCCGAGCGCACGGGCTGCGAGGTCCACCTGAAGGTGGAGGGCGCCAACCCGACCGGGTCCTTCAAGGACCGCGGTATGACCATGGCCATCACGCGGGCCAAGGAGGAGGGCGCGAAGGCTGTCATCTGCGCCTCCACCGGCAATACGTCCGCCTCCGCCGCCGCGTACGCCGTGCGTGCGGGCATGGTGTGTGCCGTGCTCGTCCCGCAGGGCAAGATCGCCATCGGCAAGATGGGCCAGGCCCTCGTGCACGGGGCGAAGATCCTCCAGGTCGACGGCAACTTCGACGACTGCCTGACGCTCGCGCGCTCGCTGTCCGACAACTACCCGGTGGCGCTGGTCAATTCGGTCAACCCGGTGCGCATCGAGGGCCAGAAGACCGCCGCCTTCGAGATCGTGGACATGCTCGGCGACGCGCCCGACATCCACGTCCTGCCGGTGGGCAACGCGGGCAACATCACCGCGTACTGGAAGGGCTACACGGAGTACGCCGCCGACGGCATCGCCGGGCGCACCCCGCGCATGTGGGGCTTCCAGGCCTCCGGTTCCGCGCCCATCGTGCGCGGCGAGGTCGTCAAGGACCCCTCGACGATCGCCACGGCGATCCGCATCGGCAACCCGGCCTCGTGGAAGTTCGCGCTGGCCGCGCGGGACGAGTCCGGCGGCTTCATCGACGAGGTGACGGACCGTGAGATCCTGCGCGCCTACCGGCTGTTGGCCGCGCAGGAGGGCGTTTTCGTCGAGCCCGCGTCCGCCGCGTCGGTCGCCGGTCTGCTGAAGGCCGCCGAGCAGGGCAAGGTCGACCCCGGCCAGCGGATCGTCTGCACGGTCACTGGAAACGGGCTCAAGGATCCGGACTGGGCCGTTGCGGGCGCCCCGCAGCCGGTTACCGTTCCTGTGGACGCGGCCGCGGCGGCGGAGCGGCTCGGACTGGCGTAA
- the thrB gene encoding homoserine kinase, whose translation MAGPAFRAAAVRVRVPATSANLGPGFDAFGLSLGLYDDVVVRVADSGLHIDIAGEGSETLPRDENHLLVRSLRTAFDLLGGQPRGLEIVCANRIPHGRGLGSSSAAICAGIVAARAVTIGGDSKLDDTALLELATEIEGHPDNVAACLLGGFTLSWMEAGAARAIRMDPADSIVPVVFVPEKPVLTETARGLLPRTVPHVDAAANAGRAALLVEALSRRPELLLPATEDRLHQEYRAPAMPESAALVERLRADGIPAVISGAGPTVLALADEESADKVAHLAGQGWAANRLDLDEAGACVLPLAPAGVH comes from the coding sequence ATGGCCGGTCCAGCGTTCCGCGCCGCCGCCGTCCGGGTGCGCGTCCCCGCCACCAGCGCCAACCTCGGGCCGGGCTTCGACGCCTTCGGCCTGTCACTGGGGCTGTACGACGACGTGGTCGTCCGGGTGGCCGACTCCGGGCTGCACATCGACATCGCAGGTGAGGGCAGTGAGACGCTGCCTCGCGACGAGAATCACCTCCTCGTACGCTCCCTGCGCACCGCCTTCGATCTGCTGGGCGGACAACCGCGCGGCCTCGAGATCGTCTGCGCCAATCGCATTCCGCACGGGCGGGGTCTCGGCTCCTCCTCGGCCGCCATCTGCGCCGGAATCGTCGCCGCGCGCGCCGTGACCATAGGCGGCGACAGCAAACTCGACGACACCGCGCTTCTTGAGCTCGCCACCGAGATCGAGGGCCATCCCGACAATGTCGCGGCCTGTCTGCTCGGCGGATTCACGCTCTCCTGGATGGAGGCCGGAGCCGCGCGGGCGATCAGGATGGACCCTGCCGATTCCATCGTTCCGGTGGTTTTCGTTCCCGAAAAGCCGGTTCTCACCGAGACCGCGCGCGGTCTGCTGCCGCGCACCGTTCCGCACGTCGACGCCGCCGCCAACGCGGGCCGGGCCGCACTGCTCGTCGAGGCCCTCAGCCGGCGCCCCGAGCTGCTGCTGCCCGCCACCGAGGACCGGCTGCACCAGGAGTACCGCGCCCCGGCCATGCCGGAGAGCGCGGCGCTGGTGGAGCGGCTGCGGGCCGACGGCATCCCCGCGGTGATCTCCGGCGCGGGCCCCACCGTCCTCGCGCTGGCCGACGAGGAATCCGCCGACAAGGTCGCTCATCTCGCAGGTCAGGGCTGGGCCGCCAATCGGCTGGACCTCGACGAGGCGGGGGCGTGCGTCCTGCCGCTCGCCCCGGCGGGCGTCCATTAA
- the rho gene encoding transcription termination factor Rho → MSDTTDLMGARVEETAAAPATDASAAPASGAGSRRRRGTGLEGMVLAELQQVASGLGIRGTARMRKSQLIEVIKEAQAGGGAPAKAEAATETKPKRRATSKARTGDDAAPAAEKKAAEKPAAEKAVAQQQIEIPGQPASDDAPAGERRRRRAVAEAGSPETVTAEAKSEPKAVAVEAPVETRTDAGDGVDGRQGRRDRRDRGERGDRERGGRDRDRRGGKGDEQQQGQGQGGAGQQRQDRQDRQQQGGGRQDRQDRQQRDNGPQDDDDFEGGRRGRRGRYRDRRGRRGRDEFATNEPQLADDDVLIPVAGILDILDNYAFIRTSGYLPGPNDVYVSLAQVRKNGLRKGDHVTGAVRQPKDGERREKFNALVRLDSTNGMAPDSGRGRPEFNKLTPLYPQDRLRLETDPGVLTTRIIDLVAPIGKGQRGLIVAPPKTGKTMIMQAIANAITHNNPECHLMVVLVDERPEEVTDMQRSVKGEVISSTFDRPAEDHTTVAELAIERAKRLVELGHDVVVLLDSITRLGRAYNLAAPASGRILSGGVDSTALYPPKRFFGAARNIEDGGSLTILATALVDTGSRMDEVIFEEFKGTGNAELKLDRKLADKRIFPAVDVDASGTRKEEILLGSDELAITWKLRRVLHALDQQQAIELLLDKMKQTKSNAEFLLQIQKTTPMPGND, encoded by the coding sequence GTGAGCGACACCACCGATCTGATGGGCGCACGTGTCGAGGAGACCGCTGCCGCGCCCGCCACGGACGCCTCTGCCGCGCCTGCCTCCGGTGCCGGCTCCCGGCGGCGCCGCGGTACCGGCCTCGAGGGCATGGTGCTGGCCGAGCTGCAGCAGGTCGCGTCCGGCCTCGGTATCAGGGGCACCGCGCGGATGCGCAAGAGCCAGCTGATCGAGGTCATCAAGGAGGCGCAGGCGGGCGGGGGTGCCCCGGCCAAGGCCGAGGCCGCCACCGAGACCAAGCCGAAGCGCCGGGCCACCTCCAAGGCCCGTACCGGCGACGACGCCGCTCCGGCCGCCGAGAAGAAGGCCGCCGAGAAGCCCGCGGCCGAGAAGGCCGTGGCCCAGCAGCAGATCGAGATCCCCGGCCAGCCGGCCAGCGACGACGCCCCCGCGGGCGAGCGTCGCCGTCGCCGTGCCGTGGCCGAGGCCGGCAGCCCCGAGACGGTCACCGCCGAGGCGAAGAGCGAGCCGAAGGCCGTCGCCGTCGAGGCCCCCGTCGAGACCAGGACCGACGCCGGTGACGGCGTCGATGGTCGGCAGGGCCGCCGGGACCGTCGTGACCGCGGCGAGCGTGGCGACCGCGAGCGTGGCGGCCGTGACCGCGACCGCCGTGGTGGCAAGGGCGACGAGCAGCAGCAGGGCCAGGGCCAGGGTGGCGCCGGTCAGCAGCGCCAGGACCGTCAGGACCGTCAGCAGCAGGGCGGCGGCCGTCAGGACCGTCAGGACCGCCAGCAGCGTGACAACGGCCCGCAGGACGACGACGACTTCGAGGGCGGCCGCCGCGGCCGTCGCGGGCGCTACCGCGACCGTCGGGGCCGTCGTGGCCGCGACGAGTTCGCCACCAACGAGCCGCAGCTCGCCGACGACGACGTCCTGATCCCCGTCGCGGGCATCCTGGACATCCTCGACAACTACGCGTTCATCCGTACGTCCGGCTACCTGCCGGGCCCGAACGACGTGTACGTCTCCCTCGCCCAGGTCCGCAAGAACGGCCTGCGCAAGGGCGACCACGTCACGGGTGCGGTCCGTCAGCCCAAGGACGGCGAGCGCCGCGAGAAGTTCAACGCGCTCGTTCGCCTGGACTCGACCAACGGCATGGCCCCCGACTCCGGGCGCGGGCGACCGGAGTTCAACAAGCTGACGCCCCTTTACCCGCAGGACCGCCTCCGCCTGGAGACGGACCCGGGCGTGCTGACGACCCGCATCATCGACCTCGTCGCGCCGATCGGCAAGGGCCAGCGTGGTCTGATCGTGGCCCCGCCGAAGACCGGCAAGACCATGATCATGCAGGCGATCGCCAACGCGATCACGCACAACAACCCCGAGTGCCACCTGATGGTCGTCCTGGTCGACGAGCGTCCGGAAGAGGTCACCGACATGCAGCGGTCGGTCAAGGGCGAGGTCATCTCCTCGACCTTCGACCGCCCGGCCGAGGACCACACCACGGTCGCCGAGCTCGCCATCGAGCGTGCCAAGCGCCTCGTGGAGCTGGGCCACGACGTCGTCGTCCTGCTCGACTCGATCACGCGTCTGGGCCGTGCGTACAACCTCGCCGCCCCGGCCTCCGGCCGCATCCTGTCCGGTGGTGTCGACTCGACGGCCCTCTACCCGCCGAAGCGCTTCTTCGGTGCCGCGCGCAACATCGAGGACGGCGGTTCGCTGACCATCCTCGCGACCGCGCTCGTCGACACCGGCTCGCGCATGGACGAGGTCATCTTCGAGGAGTTCAAGGGCACCGGCAACGCCGAGCTCAAGCTCGACCGGAAGCTCGCCGACAAGCGCATCTTCCCGGCGGTGGACGTCGACGCGTCCGGTACCCGTAAGGAAGAGATCCTGCTCGGCAGCGACGAGCTCGCCATCACCTGGAAGCTGCGTCGCGTGCTGCACGCGCTCGACCAGCAGCAGGCGATCGAGCTGCTGCTCGACAAGATGAAGCAGACGAAGTCGAACGCCGAGTTCCTGCTGCAGATCCAGAAGACGACGCCGATGCCGGGCAACGACTGA
- a CDS encoding trypsin-like serine protease → MSGRGRHRRRIRIAVPVAAAALAAAVGGALLMSSANAATAQSAPLARTTGTSPSLAALEKRIAGALASDGTAEQPTTKSSPSTGTSAGASAGTGTGKTATTGTSTGANTSGASVDPKIIGGTTTTITTAPWMAQLLYSDDKGTSSTSDDVGFFCAGSVVSPTKILTAAHCVKGFDWKAHGTVVTGTSQLPSADGTNLHGGTASAVWRQWNHPSYNATTINNDIAVLTLDGPVKAKPIRMTTSGDTASYASGTKATLYGWGRTSSATQDISETLKTATLPIKSDATCGGYYGGEFIKGHMVCAGNPATGSDTGTTSACNGDSGGPLIVGGRIVGVVSWGVTDCVAKGAYSVFTKVSTYVGAAYPRVDDTNLSGDHKADLFVRNSSTKTLYEKDSKGTSFGAGQSWGGWSTSNIVLQTDLDRDGYQDVVERRTSNGDIHWWHYLTSTGKWADTKLFSDWKTRTSVVAPGDVTGDALPDLLSVDSGGVLWIYPGKGNGTFSARVKVSSGWNQYNSLRAHGDFTGDGKADLIARSKTGSYVYLYKGTGTAGSGAFSSRIKVRTWAGYNAFDAVGDVTGDGKADFLARTPAGTLYLYPGTGKATSEIFATAVKIGTDFKQYDIFG, encoded by the coding sequence ATGTCCGGGCGCGGTCGTCACAGACGCCGGATACGCATCGCCGTGCCCGTCGCGGCGGCGGCTCTGGCGGCGGCTGTCGGGGGTGCGCTCCTGATGTCGTCGGCGAACGCCGCCACCGCGCAGTCGGCGCCGCTCGCCAGGACGACCGGCACCTCCCCGAGCCTGGCCGCGCTGGAGAAGCGGATCGCCGGGGCCCTCGCGAGTGACGGCACGGCCGAACAGCCGACGACGAAGTCCTCCCCGAGCACGGGCACGAGTGCCGGCGCGAGCGCGGGTACAGGTACGGGCAAGACCGCGACCACCGGTACGAGCACAGGCGCGAACACGAGCGGCGCCTCCGTCGACCCGAAGATCATCGGCGGCACCACGACCACCATCACCACCGCCCCGTGGATGGCCCAGCTCTTGTACTCCGACGACAAGGGCACCAGCAGCACCAGCGACGACGTCGGCTTCTTCTGCGCCGGCTCCGTCGTCTCGCCGACGAAGATCCTCACCGCCGCGCACTGCGTCAAGGGTTTCGACTGGAAGGCCCACGGCACCGTCGTCACCGGCACTTCTCAGCTTCCCTCGGCAGACGGAACCAATCTGCACGGCGGCACCGCCAGCGCCGTCTGGCGGCAGTGGAACCACCCCTCCTACAACGCGACGACCATCAACAACGACATCGCGGTCCTCACGCTGGACGGGCCCGTCAAGGCCAAGCCGATCCGGATGACGACGTCGGGCGACACCGCCTCGTACGCCTCCGGCACCAAGGCGACGCTCTACGGCTGGGGCCGCACCTCCTCCGCGACCCAGGACATCTCCGAGACCCTGAAGACGGCCACGCTGCCCATCAAGTCCGACGCCACGTGCGGCGGCTACTACGGCGGCGAGTTCATCAAGGGCCACATGGTCTGCGCGGGCAACCCCGCGACGGGCAGCGACACCGGCACCACCTCCGCCTGCAACGGCGACTCCGGCGGCCCGCTGATCGTGGGTGGCCGCATCGTGGGCGTCGTCTCCTGGGGCGTGACGGACTGCGTCGCGAAGGGCGCGTACAGCGTCTTCACCAAGGTGAGCACGTACGTCGGTGCCGCCTATCCGCGCGTCGACGACACGAACCTGAGCGGTGACCACAAGGCCGACCTGTTCGTCCGCAACTCCTCCACCAAGACGCTGTACGAGAAGGACTCCAAGGGCACCTCGTTCGGCGCCGGGCAGTCGTGGGGCGGCTGGAGCACGTCGAACATCGTCCTGCAGACCGACCTCGACCGGGACGGCTACCAGGACGTCGTCGAGCGCCGCACCTCCAACGGCGACATCCACTGGTGGCACTACCTGACGTCCACGGGCAAGTGGGCCGACACCAAGCTCTTCAGCGACTGGAAGACCCGCACCAGCGTCGTCGCCCCGGGCGACGTCACCGGTGACGCCCTGCCCGACCTGCTCTCGGTCGACTCCGGCGGCGTTCTGTGGATCTACCCGGGCAAGGGCAACGGCACCTTCTCGGCCCGCGTCAAGGTGAGCTCCGGCTGGAACCAGTACAACTCCCTGCGCGCCCACGGCGACTTCACCGGCGACGGCAAGGCCGACCTGATCGCGCGCAGCAAGACCGGCTCGTACGTCTATCTCTACAAGGGCACCGGCACGGCGGGCTCCGGCGCGTTCTCCAGCCGGATCAAGGTGCGCACCTGGGCCGGCTACAACGCCTTCGACGCGGTGGGCGACGTGACCGGTGACGGCAAGGCCGACTTCCTGGCCCGTACGCCCGCCGGCACGCTCTACCTCTACCCCGGTACCGGCAAGGCGACCAGCGAGATCTTCGCCACAGCCGTCAAGATCGGCACTGATTTCAAGCAGTACGACATCTTCGGCTGA